One Sphingobacteruim zhuxiongii DNA window includes the following coding sequences:
- a CDS encoding FecR family protein → MNLDKNILEKYNQGNANEQERALVESWFDQFSINEPLQDEEILGMLNSLDGKVLPVVENTGTPWLRIFAIAASLLCVCALSYYWFVFKDSSANQEEVLAQYESPKTASPIIVLEDNKEFNIDSLVKGDTLNAGNYLITKLPNGELKYIIEDETTEVIYNTVRTKSGSTASLQLSDGSHVWLNVNSEIKYPIHFSSNKREIHLKGEGYFDIEHQEKSGVRIPFYVRGEEYTIAVLGTKFNADFSKNNVTALIAGKVAIAKGQLNTQVEHLSFDVNLSPNQVYNAGRVSFAEDIYQYLDWKEGYFSLTNRTLETVAEKISDWYGLDVVVDESIKRNVLLGRINRRKTLKEVLSVISAAIPLKYKIEDNVLYLKEPK, encoded by the coding sequence ATGAATTTAGATAAAAATATTTTAGAGAAATATAACCAAGGAAATGCCAATGAGCAGGAACGCGCATTGGTGGAATCTTGGTTTGATCAGTTTTCAATAAACGAACCCTTGCAGGATGAAGAGATTTTAGGAATGCTTAACTCGTTGGACGGGAAGGTACTTCCTGTAGTTGAAAATACAGGAACGCCTTGGCTTAGAATCTTTGCTATTGCTGCCAGTCTATTATGTGTCTGTGCTTTATCTTATTACTGGTTTGTATTCAAAGATTCGAGTGCAAATCAGGAGGAGGTTTTAGCGCAATATGAGTCGCCAAAAACAGCGAGCCCAATCATTGTGTTGGAAGACAACAAAGAATTTAATATCGATAGCTTAGTCAAAGGTGATACATTGAATGCGGGGAATTATTTGATAACAAAGTTGCCAAACGGCGAGTTAAAATATATTATCGAGGATGAAACAACAGAGGTCATCTACAATACCGTGCGTACGAAAAGTGGAAGCACTGCGAGTTTGCAGTTGTCTGATGGAAGCCATGTCTGGTTAAATGTGAATTCTGAAATTAAATATCCTATTCATTTTTCTTCCAATAAGCGCGAAATCCACTTGAAGGGTGAAGGATATTTTGATATTGAACATCAAGAAAAATCAGGGGTACGTATTCCATTTTATGTTCGTGGTGAAGAGTATACCATCGCTGTCCTTGGTACTAAATTTAATGCTGACTTTTCCAAAAATAATGTGACCGCATTGATTGCTGGAAAGGTTGCAATTGCAAAAGGACAATTGAATACGCAGGTAGAGCATTTGAGTTTCGATGTCAATTTGAGTCCAAATCAAGTGTATAATGCAGGAAGAGTGAGTTTTGCAGAAGATATTTATCAGTACTTAGATTGGAAGGAAGGATATTTTAGTTTAACTAATCGAACTTTAGAGACTGTAGCGGAAAAAATTTCTGATTGGTACGGACTTGATGTTGTTGTTGATGAATCCATCAAAAGAAATGTATTGCTTGGTCGTATCAATCGTCGAAAAACCCTTAAAGAAGTACTTAGTGTAATATCCGCTGCAATACCTTTAAAGTATAAAATTGAAGATAATGTGCTCTATCTAAAGGAGCCAAAATAG
- a CDS encoding SusC/RagA family TonB-linked outer membrane protein has translation MKFKKHLREKVGFRKRANWRAYGSTVKFVCSLLLSLMTGMLFAQSVSLKETNAKMGTVLEKLSRQTQSDLVGDIALLKRTSPVSIQVQNKDIHAVLRELSRNQPVNLVFRNNTIIVQPKDRNLSDTDKTEVSNNQQSYLLRGQVNDERGQPISGVNIQNMATGRSLGHTQAQGQFSVEVSGDQELRISIVGFESQVVQVGRRKEISVVLKATNTEIEETIVTGYTKARRENFTGAATTVTRKEIEKFNTGNIFSMLQALDPSFKVDERVNVGSNPNALPEINIRGISSVGEYAVNAPLVILDGFEVALSTLYDLDVNRVESISILKDASSTSLYGSRGGNGVIVIETRMPKDGKFTITYDVKPSTSFVDLSDYNLMNAAEKLEYERLAGIYVADSEDPAWNNMQQEMYNNLYNKRLRDVQSGVDTYWLKQPVRNTFSVGHSIRMEGGGNDVRYSLEGNYNDYKGVMKESGRTRGGASFNLIYRIPNRITFRNVASYQYTKAYKSPYGTFSDYAALNPYERIRDDQGNYIVRFGELGAFYDFGEDMMFNPLYNASLGHKDENKTHYISNNMSLEWFVNDNFIVRGKAAISREMHNFDTYTSPFNTRFYNVTDPKLRGSYAVGDSSRIAYEGRIELQYSKTFDKHQINAAAISEIRSSDITGNSHLLTGYVDDRFLTPQMALTYSPNSLPKSNSTPVRELGFIGNFYYTYDNKYNFSLTGRSDGASIYGRENRFASFWSTGLSYNVHNESWFKNSYVNRLRVFANVGTNSTVSNFNAGMVSSAFTFLNGRYYNNQYAAILVSQGNPKVRWPEQMQWSFGADMSFFENLVNLNLSYYDRITNRMISKVTVAPSFGFPENNFFANLGKASNKGFEAMANIRLYESNDNAILWYLNLGAVQNRSKLLSISNELRELNESLVSKDANGNIVKPSTYYEEGQSLTVLRAVPSLGIDPANGREMYRTLNGDVTYTWNANNQVVVGNEEADLYGNVGTSFNYRGLSLQVIGNYSIGGDIFNETLMNKIENNKPFENGDRRVLEERWKEPGDIAKYKSISDQSTTQNSSRFIQTESFLRLSAININYDFNQALLQRLKLQRLKLNFSMNDALRFSTVRMERGIDYPYARDYNLGVMIQF, from the coding sequence ATGAAATTCAAAAAGCACCTCAGGGAAAAGGTAGGCTTCAGAAAAAGAGCTAATTGGCGGGCCTATGGTTCGACAGTTAAGTTTGTCTGTAGTTTGCTGCTTTCTTTAATGACAGGAATGCTCTTTGCACAATCCGTTTCTCTGAAGGAGACGAATGCAAAGATGGGTACTGTCTTGGAAAAGTTAAGCAGACAAACGCAGAGTGATCTCGTTGGGGATATCGCTCTGTTAAAACGCACAAGTCCTGTGAGTATCCAAGTTCAAAACAAAGATATTCACGCTGTTCTACGTGAGCTGTCAAGAAATCAACCTGTTAATTTAGTTTTTAGGAATAATACAATTATTGTACAACCTAAAGATCGGAACCTGTCGGACACTGATAAAACAGAGGTTTCGAATAATCAACAGAGCTACCTCTTGCGAGGTCAGGTAAATGATGAACGCGGTCAGCCAATTTCTGGGGTCAATATCCAGAATATGGCAACGGGGCGATCGCTAGGTCACACGCAGGCACAAGGACAGTTTTCGGTAGAAGTTTCTGGTGATCAGGAATTGAGAATATCAATCGTTGGCTTCGAATCTCAAGTAGTTCAAGTTGGTCGTAGAAAGGAAATTTCGGTTGTACTGAAGGCTACAAATACAGAAATTGAAGAAACGATTGTGACGGGATATACAAAGGCGCGTCGTGAAAACTTTACTGGCGCTGCAACAACGGTGACCAGGAAAGAAATAGAGAAGTTTAATACGGGTAATATCTTCAGTATGCTGCAGGCATTGGATCCATCATTTAAAGTTGATGAGCGGGTCAATGTTGGTTCGAATCCGAATGCACTGCCGGAAATAAATATTCGTGGTATTTCTAGTGTTGGAGAATACGCAGTGAATGCTCCATTGGTTATTTTAGATGGTTTTGAGGTGGCGTTATCGACACTTTATGACTTAGATGTTAATCGTGTGGAGTCTATTTCGATTCTGAAGGATGCAAGTTCTACAAGTTTATATGGATCGCGAGGTGGTAATGGTGTGATTGTTATTGAAACGCGTATGCCTAAAGATGGGAAATTTACGATTACGTACGACGTAAAACCTTCCACTTCATTTGTCGATTTATCAGATTACAATCTAATGAACGCTGCGGAGAAGTTAGAATACGAGCGATTGGCAGGAATTTACGTGGCGGATTCTGAAGATCCTGCGTGGAATAACATGCAGCAAGAGATGTATAATAATTTGTACAACAAGCGATTACGTGATGTTCAGTCGGGCGTTGACACCTATTGGTTAAAGCAGCCTGTGCGCAATACGTTTTCTGTTGGACACAGTATCCGTATGGAAGGCGGAGGAAATGATGTTCGCTATAGCTTAGAGGGGAATTATAATGACTATAAAGGAGTTATGAAAGAATCTGGGCGAACTAGAGGTGGAGCATCATTTAATTTGATTTATCGTATTCCAAATCGGATTACGTTTAGAAATGTGGCATCTTATCAATATACAAAAGCATATAAAAGTCCTTACGGTACGTTTAGCGATTATGCGGCGTTAAATCCATATGAACGCATTAGAGATGATCAAGGGAATTATATAGTTCGATTTGGTGAGTTAGGGGCATTCTATGATTTTGGTGAAGACATGATGTTTAATCCTTTGTACAATGCTTCACTGGGACATAAGGACGAGAATAAGACACATTATATCAGTAATAATATGTCTTTAGAATGGTTTGTCAATGATAACTTTATCGTTAGGGGAAAGGCGGCAATATCTCGCGAAATGCATAATTTTGACACCTATACTTCGCCATTCAATACTCGGTTTTATAACGTTACTGATCCTAAACTTCGTGGAAGTTACGCGGTAGGCGATTCGTCACGTATCGCATATGAAGGTAGAATCGAATTGCAATACAGTAAAACGTTCGATAAACACCAGATTAATGCTGCCGCAATATCGGAAATTCGTTCTTCTGATATCACTGGTAACTCGCACTTATTGACCGGATATGTGGATGATCGATTTTTGACTCCTCAAATGGCTTTGACCTATTCTCCAAATAGCTTACCAAAGTCAAATTCTACACCCGTTAGAGAATTAGGCTTTATAGGTAACTTCTATTATACCTATGACAATAAGTATAACTTCAGTTTAACCGGTCGTTCAGATGGAGCATCCATCTACGGTCGTGAGAATCGCTTTGCTTCATTCTGGAGTACAGGTCTTTCTTATAATGTGCATAATGAATCATGGTTTAAAAATTCCTATGTTAATCGACTTCGAGTATTTGCGAATGTTGGGACCAACAGTACGGTATCGAATTTCAACGCGGGGATGGTCAGTTCGGCATTCACATTTTTAAATGGGAGATACTACAATAATCAATATGCGGCAATATTGGTAAGTCAGGGGAATCCGAAAGTTCGTTGGCCAGAACAAATGCAATGGAGCTTTGGTGCAGACATGTCCTTTTTCGAGAATCTAGTTAATTTGAACTTATCCTACTATGATCGGATTACGAATCGTATGATTTCTAAAGTGACCGTAGCGCCTTCATTTGGTTTTCCTGAAAACAATTTCTTCGCAAACTTAGGGAAAGCGAGTAATAAAGGCTTTGAAGCAATGGCGAATATCCGTTTGTACGAAAGCAATGATAACGCCATTCTATGGTACCTAAATTTAGGAGCAGTGCAGAACAGGAGCAAGTTACTCTCCATTTCCAATGAGTTACGCGAGCTAAACGAATCGCTGGTTTCTAAAGACGCAAATGGAAATATTGTTAAACCGTCGACTTATTATGAAGAGGGACAATCGTTGACTGTGCTTCGTGCGGTTCCTTCCTTAGGAATTGACCCAGCGAATGGACGAGAAATGTATAGAACCTTAAATGGTGATGTTACGTACACATGGAATGCGAATAATCAGGTTGTTGTCGGAAATGAAGAGGCTGACTTATATGGAAATGTGGGGACCTCATTTAATTATCGCGGTCTTAGTTTACAGGTGATTGGTAATTATTCGATTGGGGGAGATATTTTCAATGAGACGTTAATGAATAAGATTGAAAATAATAAACCATTTGAGAATGGAGATAGACGCGTTCTAGAGGAAAGATGGAAAGAACCTGGTGATATAGCTAAATACAAGTCGATTTCTGATCAGTCAACAACACAGAACTCGAGTCGTTTTATACAAACCGAGAGTTTTCTACGTTTGTCCGCTATTAATATAAACTATGATTTTAATCAAGCGTTATTGCAGCGACTAAAATTACAGCGGTTAAAGCTTAACTTTTCGATGAATGATGCGCTTCGATTTAGTACTGTTCGAATGGAAAGAGGGATAGATTACCCTTACGCAAGGGATTACAATTTAGGTGTTATGATTCAATTCTAG
- a CDS encoding MBL fold metallo-hydrolase, with amino-acid sequence MIRYCALASGSNGNCYYVAKDDTAVLVDAGINNKHIHLRMDSLGILPTQIKALFITHEHTDHIQGLSVFAKRYQIPIYITAGTLAGSKLNLPAHLIRIILPQEVVQIGPLTIYGIPKYHDAKEPCSFMISDGSINIAVLTDLGRVCDNVKTAIQHADVLFLESNYDEEMLDKGRYSYYLKNRIRSGWGHISNAVALQALLENRTSRLRHLILGHLSGENNTIQLVEETFAPHCTDILLSIANRYEHTTMFEVGTAVMHVERMLVVEETQDSQVLIASEKIEIRS; translated from the coding sequence ATGATTCGGTATTGCGCACTTGCTTCTGGAAGTAATGGAAATTGTTATTATGTTGCGAAAGACGATACCGCTGTATTAGTCGATGCAGGTATTAATAACAAGCATATCCATTTGCGAATGGACAGCCTGGGAATCCTTCCTACGCAGATAAAAGCATTGTTTATCACACACGAACACACCGATCATATTCAAGGCTTATCGGTGTTTGCAAAAAGATATCAAATTCCAATTTATATCACTGCCGGCACATTAGCCGGATCTAAATTAAACCTTCCAGCGCATTTAATTCGAATTATCTTACCGCAGGAAGTGGTACAAATTGGGCCACTGACAATCTATGGTATTCCAAAATATCATGATGCAAAAGAGCCCTGTAGCTTTATGATCTCCGACGGTAGTATTAACATTGCCGTCTTGACGGATTTAGGTCGCGTCTGCGATAATGTGAAGACAGCCATTCAGCATGCAGATGTACTCTTCTTAGAATCTAACTACGATGAGGAAATGCTGGATAAAGGTCGTTATTCTTATTATTTAAAAAATAGGATTAGAAGTGGTTGGGGACATATTTCAAATGCAGTTGCGCTTCAAGCGTTGCTGGAAAATCGAACAAGCCGATTACGTCATTTGATCTTAGGACACCTTTCTGGTGAAAATAATACGATTCAGCTAGTTGAAGAGACTTTTGCTCCTCATTGTACGGATATTTTGCTTTCAATCGCTAACCGGTACGAACATACCACAATGTTTGAAGTTGGAACTGCTGTCATGCATGTCGAGCGGATGCTTGTTGTTGAAGAAACACAAGACTCACAAGTGCTCATAGCGAGTGAAAAGATTGAAATTCGTAGCTAA
- a CDS encoding RNA polymerase sigma factor — MTIPTHTTDDELLALILKNQTTAFRELYDRYKAAMLLFAAQRVHADLAEDLVQDVFLNLWKNRSQLEIQERISGYLFKALRSRIIDNMAKNSHAKKYLDSIDAFAQSHMPTDAKVREETFMDSIEALLKRCGPQYQSILRMRIEGFSNQEIADALGISEKTVRNQSSNLMKILRSRLSNCILFLFF, encoded by the coding sequence ATGACTATTCCCACTCACACGACAGATGACGAATTATTAGCGTTGATTCTAAAGAATCAAACGACAGCTTTTCGCGAGCTATATGATCGCTATAAAGCTGCCATGCTGTTATTTGCGGCTCAACGTGTTCATGCGGATCTTGCGGAAGATTTGGTGCAAGATGTTTTTCTAAACCTCTGGAAGAACAGGTCACAACTTGAAATTCAAGAGCGCATTTCTGGTTATCTTTTTAAAGCATTAAGGAGTAGGATTATTGATAATATGGCGAAGAATAGTCATGCAAAGAAATATTTAGATTCCATTGATGCATTTGCACAATCACATATGCCAACCGACGCGAAAGTAAGAGAAGAGACTTTTATGGATAGTATAGAAGCATTATTAAAACGCTGTGGTCCGCAATATCAATCCATATTAAGAATGAGAATAGAAGGTTTTAGTAATCAAGAGATTGCTGATGCATTGGGTATTTCAGAAAAAACAGTTCGAAATCAGTCGTCGAATTTGATGAAAATTTTACGCTCACGGTTGTCAAATTGCATTTTATTTCTTTTTTTTTAG
- a CDS encoding L-serine ammonia-lyase has product MAKEQISVFDMFKIGIGPSSSHTLGPWRAAQRFVQVLKDQSVLQEVEQINILLYGSLAKTGVGHGTDIAVLLGLSGDDPVTFDVHDVVPKVDRIKESQKLHLGAEQEIDFSYVDNLLFLFDQSLPFHPNAVTFQAFLKDGKAISETYYSIGGGFVVQENDTEGVLSEVDLPFPVDTAQELMVACMRTGLKISELVLENELSWRSEQETKTGIWKIFEAIRDCIYKGCHTDGVLPGGLHVERRAAKLNKRMLKGRSYSDFDSWVQAIREGGRDFGYILDCVSCFALAVNEENASFGRVVTAPTNGAAGVIPAVLQYYIVFHDCYTEDKIIQFIATASEIGSIFKKGATISAAMGGCQAEIGVSSAMAAGALTECLGGSQRQVLMAAEIAMEHHLGLTCDPIGGLVQIPCIERNTMGAIKAITAAQLALQSNPDKAKVSLDAVVSTMWETAQDMNVKYKETADGGLAIKVPLSLPEC; this is encoded by the coding sequence ATGGCGAAAGAGCAAATTTCTGTTTTTGATATGTTTAAAATCGGGATTGGACCATCCAGTTCCCATACCTTAGGTCCTTGGCGAGCGGCGCAACGATTTGTGCAAGTGCTTAAGGATCAATCTGTATTGCAGGAGGTAGAACAAATTAATATTTTGCTTTACGGGTCTTTGGCAAAGACGGGCGTAGGACACGGCACTGATATCGCTGTTCTATTAGGTCTTAGTGGCGACGATCCGGTGACCTTTGATGTACATGATGTCGTACCTAAAGTAGATCGGATTAAAGAAAGTCAAAAACTTCATCTTGGCGCAGAACAAGAAATCGACTTCTCATACGTCGATAATTTATTGTTTTTATTCGATCAAAGTCTTCCATTTCACCCTAATGCAGTCACTTTTCAAGCTTTCTTAAAAGATGGGAAAGCGATTTCTGAAACTTACTATTCCATAGGTGGTGGATTTGTGGTTCAAGAAAATGACACAGAAGGTGTGTTGTCGGAGGTCGACTTACCATTTCCTGTAGATACTGCACAGGAATTAATGGTCGCTTGTATGCGTACTGGGCTTAAAATTTCGGAGCTCGTGCTCGAAAATGAACTTTCCTGGCGATCAGAACAAGAAACGAAAACGGGTATATGGAAAATCTTTGAAGCGATACGTGATTGTATATACAAAGGTTGTCATACGGACGGCGTCTTACCTGGTGGTTTACATGTCGAACGTCGTGCTGCGAAACTAAATAAACGGATGCTGAAAGGACGCTCGTATTCAGATTTTGATAGCTGGGTGCAAGCGATTCGCGAAGGTGGGCGTGATTTTGGTTACATACTTGACTGTGTAAGTTGCTTCGCTTTAGCGGTTAACGAAGAAAACGCTTCTTTTGGTCGTGTGGTGACCGCCCCGACGAATGGAGCTGCTGGTGTTATCCCCGCAGTTTTACAGTATTACATCGTATTCCATGATTGCTATACAGAAGATAAGATAATTCAGTTCATCGCTACCGCTTCGGAGATTGGTTCGATCTTTAAGAAAGGGGCGACGATTTCGGCTGCCATGGGTGGCTGTCAAGCTGAAATTGGGGTATCCTCCGCTATGGCTGCTGGTGCGTTGACTGAATGTTTAGGTGGCTCACAACGCCAAGTCTTAATGGCGGCAGAAATTGCTATGGAACATCATCTCGGATTAACTTGTGATCCAATTGGGGGCCTTGTACAAATACCATGCATTGAACGAAACACCATGGGTGCAATTAAGGCGATCACAGCAGCACAATTGGCGCTTCAATCGAATCCCGATAAGGCCAAAGTGAGCTTAGATGCGGTAGTTAGTACGATGTGGGAGACCGCTCAGGATATGAACGTTAAATATAAGGAAACTGCGGATGGTGGTTTAGCAATTAAGGTTCCTTTGAGTTTGCCGGAATGTTAG